In the genome of Arabidopsis thaliana chromosome 4, partial sequence, the window ACTCAATAGGAAAcataaagtttgaaactttttggAAGTTAAGAGCAGAATCTTGACATTGGATTATAATTCTAACTTACCATTACTCTAAATATGGTCTTCCTTTAAGCATTCTGAAATTAGGAGTCTTTTATAGATACGAATGATTTTAGCTATCAAATGATTTTGCAGGAAGGTTTTGGTGTATACTTAggccatgttttttttttcttcatgatttggattttggaagTTTAGTTGTTTTCTGTTACAAGTAATGCTGTGGAGTACTGAATTAGattattactttgttttgaaGATGAGCCTGGGAAGCAAGTTAGGAGTGCTATTAAGATTAAAAATACAAGCAAATCACATGTAGCCttcaaggtttgttttttgatcTAAAGCGTTTTGGTTATTGGGTCTTTGGCATTATTGTATATGAGCTTACTCGTTGCTCTTTCAGTTTCAAACAACTGCGCCGAAGAGTTGCTTTATGCGTCCACCTGGTGCTATTCTTGCTCCTGGAGAGACTATTATTGCTACtggtatttgttttttttgttttctcgcCTCTGttcttattcttcttgatGAGGCTATCAGAACAATGGCTTATTCAATGTTTCTCTGATTGAAATGTGCAgtgtttaaatttgttgagCCTCCTGAGAATAATGAGAAGCCAATGGATCAAAGGAGCAGAGTGAAGTTTAAAATCATGAGCCTGAAGGTGAAAGGTCCAATGGACTATGTGCCTGAGCTGGTATGTTGATCTTCTGATCTTATCTATTAGCTGATCTTTGAACATGAAAACAGTAGTAACATATCCGAATCCAGATAGAACATAAGATATTGACCCATCTCTAAAACATAAGATATCAATGACTAGACTAAGAATGTGTTTTGGTCTGAGTAGAGGTTTCCAGTTACCTTTTAAGGCACAAACATATAACCAAGCATTCCACTGAATGCTGTTTCCATCTAAAAGACATATcgattgcttttgtttttgtttttttctcagtTCGATGAGCAAAAGGATGATGTCTCTAAGGAGCAAATATTGCGTGTGATTTTCTTGGATCCTGAGCGCTCCAACCCTGTGAGTATCCGAATAATTTTGCTTATGATGACGATTCTATTATTTTACGACCTCCCTCTTTAATAATCTATGTGATAAATGACATAGGCATTGGAAAAACTGAAGCGTCAATTAGCAGAAGCGGATGCAGCGGTGGAGGCACGAAAGAAACCTCCAGAGGAAACAGGTCCAAAGATGATTGGAGAAGGGCTTGTGATCGATGAATGGGTCAGTCTCATTTGCTATCCAGTGTCTCTTCCATTAGATGATTGTGAAAATCTGACATTGTTTTTGTCTTACCTCTAATAAAAACACAGAAGGAGCGTAGAGAGAGATATCTTGCACAGCAACAAGGCGAAGGAGCTGACTCTGTCTGAGAGACTAAAAGAGTTTTCTCAGGACAAAAACAAGTGCGCttgtgaagatgaagaagaagggacCGCTATATTGAATTTATATGCTAACTTCTAGATTCATGATGCAATATATAAGGATCATgctggtaaaaaaaaaagacaatgaaGGAAACTTTTTTCatgtaaaaaagaaatgtaaacttgggtttgatgataatgaattgtTCATGTTAAGGactaataaaaacagagaagaaagtgtACTAAAATCGAAATTTGAGCTCTCCAATTACTAAATCGGTGCTAAATGAACCGGTCGGTCGTTTCTATATTTGATTCGTTCGGTTTATCCTTTAACCGGTCGAACCGAAGCTTCTTTTGTTCGtatgaagaaaactaaaatccaAATCTCTCTCTGGTACACCATGAGAGGAGCTCTGTTCAGAAATGCATCTCTCTGCGCTCGCAGAATCATTCTTTCTTCTAGGATCTCCCCCAATGTTCCCTTTCTCACTCCAATCGCCGCTCCGGCTCCTCCCAAATTCAGATTTTTCAGTTCCGAATCCGGTGAGAACTCGACTACTGCCACTGAGTCTTCGCCGACTGATTCATCCGATAAGAAGGATCTCGTTGTAGAGGATGTCAGCAACAAAGGTAACAGACTCTATCCTCTCTTCAAGCTTGTTTGGTTACCTCACACTTGAAATGGCCTTGTATTAGTTGAAATGTGTGAGTCTAATTCTCATCTCGCCATTTCTGAATGCCTCACAGTTTTCAATTGATCCTTCGATATAAGATTCGTAGCTTCTTATCTCCTGAACTACTAGGTAATCGTTTGAAATTGACTTTATATGTTGGATTTTGTGGTCTCAGAGCTTAAAAGCCGTATAGACAAGTCTTTCAATGAGGGTAATGAAGATGCTTTACCTGGAGTTATTGAAGCACTTCTACAGAGAAGACTTGTAGACAAACACGCAGAGActgatgatgaattgatgGAAAAAATCGAGAGTCTACCTTTCAAAGATGATGTCAAGGATGAAGATTTTGAATCCGATTTCGAAGAAGCGCATTCTACTGACGAAGAACTTGAGGATTTGTACAACTCTCCCGAGTATGTAGCTGaaaagatgaggaagaaagaatttttcaaCATGGACGATAACAAGTGGGATCACATGATTAGAGAAGGTATCCAACATGGCTGTCTTACCGATACTAAACAATGCGAGGAGATTCTCGAGGATATGCTCAAATGGGACCAGCTTCTTCCTGGTAAtgctcttttatttttcaatcttCCCGTTCATCGACTCACATCCTTAGACATAGATTAGGTTGATTAATAGACTATTGTGCCTCGTTATAGCTAAACACACTCTCTTAGTGGAACTTATCTTTTGTAGTTAACCTTTCTATTTGGATTTTAATGAATCATGGTAGTAGAaccattcttcttttcttaactCTTTCAAGGTAATGTACTATGTCGGATTTGTTGCTTCTCGGATCAGTAGGGCTGTTTAGAGAATATATTGGTTTGTTCCTGTTATGCGTATGTATGAACATCCTCTAACTGTGTATCTTCATTCAGATGacttgaagaaaaaagttgaagCAAAGTTTAATGAGCTCGGGGATATGTGTGAAAGAGGTGAAATTGAGGCCGAAGCAGCTTATGAGCTTTTCAAGGAAT includes:
- a CDS encoding PapD-like superfamily protein (PapD-like superfamily protein; FUNCTIONS IN: structural molecule activity; INVOLVED IN: biological_process unknown; LOCATED IN: plasma membrane; EXPRESSED IN: 23 plant structures; EXPRESSED DURING: 13 growth stages; CONTAINS InterPro DOMAIN/s: PapD-like (InterPro:IPR008962), Major sperm protein (InterPro:IPR000535); BEST Arabidopsis thaliana protein match is: PapD-like superfamily protein (TAIR:AT4G05060.1); Has 30201 Blast hits to 17322 proteins in 780 species: Archae - 12; Bacteria - 1396; Metazoa - 17338; Fungi - 3422; Plants - 5037; Viruses - 0; Other Eukaryotes - 2996 (source: NCBI BLink).); protein product: MTMTEEKPTSDGKGGWGFFKIPFRNSSGHRNAASSAATSPFPSGASSSSTSSHLHNHHQHHHQHHHQHHHQLGYNGPHGDGSGQNQHPTPSPSVSSVAKSFLPTKRRLKLDPSEKLYFPYEPGKQVRSAIKIKNTSKSHVAFKFQTTAPKSCFMRPPGAILAPGETIIATVFKFVEPPENNEKPMDQRSRVKFKIMSLKVKGPMDYVPELFDEQKDDVSKEQILRVIFLDPERSNPALEKLKRQLAEADAAVEARKKPPEETGPKMIGEGLVIDEWKERRERYLAQQQGEGADSV
- a CDS encoding PapD-like superfamily protein (PapD-like superfamily protein; FUNCTIONS IN: structural molecule activity; INVOLVED IN: biological_process unknown; EXPRESSED IN: 22 plant structures; EXPRESSED DURING: 13 growth stages; CONTAINS InterPro DOMAIN/s: PapD-like (InterPro:IPR008962), Major sperm protein (InterPro:IPR000535); BEST Arabidopsis thaliana protein match is: PapD-like superfamily protein (TAIR:AT4G05060.1).); this translates as MTMTEEKPTSDGKGGWGFFKIPFRNSSGHRNAASSAATSPFPSGASSSSTSSHLHNHHQHHHQHHHQHHHQLGYNGPHGDGSGQNQHPTPSPSVSSVAKSFLPTKRRLKLDPSEKLYFPWFVSEDLRSIDTSLKFLSFNEPGKQVRSAIKIKNTSKSHVAFKFQTTAPKSCFMRPPGAILAPGETIIATVFKFVEPPENNEKPMDQRSRVKFKIMSLKVKGPMDYVPELFDEQKDDVSKEQILRVIFLDPERSNPALEKLKRQLAEADAAVEARKKPPEETGPKMIGEGLVIDEWKERRERYLAQQQGEGADSV
- a CDS encoding Ribosomal protein S24/S35, whose protein sequence is MKKTKIQISLWYTMRGALFRNASLCARRIILSSRISPNVPFLTPIAAPAPPKFRFFSSESGENSTTATESSPTDSSDKKDLVVEDVSNKELKSRIDKSFNEGNEDALPGVIEALLQRRLVDKHAETDDELMEKIESLPFKDDVKDEDFESDFEEAHSTDEELEDLYNSPEYVAEKMRKKEFFNMDDNKWDHMIREGIQHGCLTDTKQCEEILEDMLKWDQLLPDDLKKKVEAKFNELGDMCERGEIEAEAAYELFKEFEDEMVIQYGDQMEAEGPPQFGETDTSDRNTDLDDPSGKGPILRWQSRIVFAPGGDAWHPKNRKVKMSVTVKELGLSNHQAKRLRELVGKRYHSGKDELTITCERFEHREENRKDCLRTLYGLIEEAGKANKIAEDIRTSYVKQRLRASPAFMQKLQAKIIRSKESNAINA
- a CDS encoding Ribosomal protein S24/S35 (Ribosomal protein S24/S35, mitochondrial; FUNCTIONS IN: molecular_function unknown; INVOLVED IN: biological_process unknown; EXPRESSED IN: cultured cell; CONTAINS InterPro DOMAIN/s: Ribosomal protein S24/S35, mitochondrial (InterPro:IPR019349); BEST Arabidopsis thaliana protein match is: Ribosomal protein S24/S35, mitochondrial (TAIR:AT3G18240.2); Has 30201 Blast hits to 17322 proteins in 780 species: Archae - 12; Bacteria - 1396; Metazoa - 17338; Fungi - 3422; Plants - 5037; Viruses - 0; Other Eukaryotes - 2996 (source: NCBI BLink).), translated to MRGALFRNASLCARRIILSSRISPNVPFLTPIAAPAPPKFRFFSSESGENSTTATESSPTDSSDKKDLVVEDVSNKELKSRIDKSFNEGNEDALPGVIEALLQRRLVDKHAETDDELMEKIESLPFKDDVKDEDFESDFEEAHSTDEELEDLYNSPEYVAEKMRKKEFFNMDDNKWDHMIREGIQHGCLTDTKQCEEILEDMLKWDQLLPDDLKKKVEAKFNELGDMCERGEIEAEAAYELFKEFEDEMVIQYGDQMEAEGPPQFGETDTSDRNTDLDDPSGKGPILRWQSRIVFAPGGDAWHPKNRKVKMSVTVKELGLSNHQAKRLRELVGKRYHSGKDELTITCERFEHREENRKDCLRTLYGLIEEAGKANKIAEDIRTSYVKQRLRASPAFMQKLQAKIIRSKESNAINA